The proteins below are encoded in one region of Roseofilum capinflatum BLCC-M114:
- a CDS encoding flavin prenyltransferase UbiX, giving the protein MNQPLILGVSGASGLIYAVRALKYLLAADYTIELVASKATYQVWQAEQQITMPGDGQKQSQFWREQAGETEKGQLTCHAWQNVGAAIASGSFRTQGMLVMPCSMSTAAKLAVGLSSDLLERAADVQLKEGRKLVIVPRETPLSVIHLRNLTTLAESGVKIVPAIPAWYHNPQTIEDLVDFVVARALDQFAIDCVPLNRWQGTSTSLSNRRKG; this is encoded by the coding sequence ATGAACCAACCCTTAATCCTGGGAGTCTCTGGAGCCTCTGGCCTAATCTATGCCGTTCGCGCCTTGAAATACCTGTTAGCGGCAGACTATACCATTGAGTTAGTTGCCTCCAAAGCCACTTATCAAGTGTGGCAAGCGGAACAACAAATTACCATGCCTGGAGACGGGCAAAAACAAAGCCAATTTTGGCGAGAACAAGCGGGAGAAACCGAGAAGGGACAGTTAACTTGTCATGCTTGGCAAAATGTCGGGGCGGCGATCGCCAGTGGCTCCTTCCGAACTCAAGGTATGCTAGTGATGCCCTGTAGTATGTCCACTGCCGCTAAACTAGCCGTAGGCCTAAGTTCAGATTTACTAGAGAGGGCCGCCGATGTACAGCTCAAAGAAGGGCGTAAACTGGTCATCGTCCCTAGGGAAACCCCCCTAAGCGTCATCCACTTGCGAAACTTAACCACCCTAGCGGAATCTGGTGTCAAAATTGTGCCCGCGATTCCCGCTTGGTATCATAATCCTCAAACCATTGAAGACTTAGTAGATTTTGTCGTTGCCAGAGCCTTAGATCAATTTGCCATTGATTGCGTTCCTCTCAACCGTTGGCAAGGCACTTCGACTTCCCTCAGTAACCGAAGGAAAGGTTAA